Proteins from a genomic interval of Stigmatopora nigra isolate UIUO_SnigA chromosome 19, RoL_Snig_1.1, whole genome shotgun sequence:
- the fnip1 gene encoding folliculin-interacting protein 1 isoform X1, whose amino-acid sequence MKRHCVKADRTFKLPPFRRPGPSSQVKPHHHVANCIWPMTTTTTTTTTSSSFSPLVAQVTLGQARSNPVETGITVTRLPKKPSGSPDHVDWESSASLSNPETFSPSDGPEDAGLRWSEVKNSTLVSSGHKRIGTYQPVDLTPILGSSLGKKCPVFSDTTTTAILVNTECQNSGTFCDKCHPFDPLSMIAFQSTDNSKGKSLKSAHARRRITYKKLTSSQIAPVTKREGSPETPASQKKKEEEEEVKFFHFDDSSSQQEFLRKNRKRWPIPQLEPAHIRLIVYQDCERRGRNVLFDSNAKKRAAEDVHVAATEGKMFGKCFRLRATGGSSSSLDSSSSSSCASESARESKEPGLRFQASRCSSDVVMLGEMMFGSVAMSYKGSTLKIHQIRSPPQLMLSKVFTARTGGSVYGSLNTLQDSLEFIAQDGGNAVLRPDQNTGLLGNLGFSQVCGPRRAFSEQGPLRLIKSASFFSGHSHPVDMPGRGPCDEPDSGIARSASLSSLLITPFPSPGSSLTSSCASSYQRRWRRSQTTSLENGVFPRWSAEESFNMSDESGGQGLGRKKKIAIGVIFTLSSDPEENGRFQDFFFSHFPLFESHVNKLKSAIEQAMKMSRRSADASQRAMAYSRMVDGLIEFRMTICDLYSMPRVAEPVWLSMMSGASEKNHLCSLFMREFSSLVEQASKNQFLAALLTAVLTNHLAWVPTVMPNGQPPIKVFLEKHSSPCVDMLAKTHPYNPLWAQLGDLYGTIGSPVRLARTVAVGRRQELVQRLLYVLTYFIRCSELLETHMLDSAEDEAIVMPGSLITTSLRKGEVEESDYVLVTVHKPAGDYLAEEEEEEESAPPDAPGEDAPPSSSGQTGSEGHRGKEPEARPQTPPTPVGDPPLGSSPEKKPPDKRAPPPPAKVTFLIGDSTSPESDTESRRRRVEEDMEKHRKLRLVDPPPRLQRVSGKLPPWKPEAPDDGHFDECFCREEPPESGTADRAAGRRRDAGGDPLRPPGDGEEPGRKAAPPDDWEIPRNESSDSALGDSESEETEDWQEEVTVPFPGSKLVENYSKPTVANFGRSLFGGYCPTYVPDFVLHGMPADDKLRQSLAAELAHAVQHPVLDEPIAEAVCIVADTDKWTVQVASSQRRATDPGKLGKEVLVSSLVSGLLHSTQQLYKLNMSPNFCIMHLEDRLQEIYFKSKMLAEYLKGQKRVHVKELGMVLGIESSDLPLLAAVASTHSPYVAQILL is encoded by the exons ATGAAGCGTCACTGTGTCAAAGCAGACAGGACTTTCAAGCTCCCTCCGTTCCGGCGACCGG GGCCCTCCTCGCAAGTTAAACCCCATCATCACGTTGCCAACTGCATCTGGCCgatgacgacaacaacaacaacaacgacaacatCCTCCTCATTTTCACCATTAGTTGCACAGGTGACTTTGGGTCAGGCGAGGTCCAACCCAGTTGAGACTGGGATAACGGTGACACGGCTTCCCAAGAAGCCGAGTGGCTCCCCGGACCACGTTGACTGGGAATCCTCCGCCAGCCTTTCTAACCCGGAGACTTTCAGCCCTTCCGATGGACCCGAG GACGCCGGTCTCCGGTGGTCCGAGGTGAAGAACTCCACCCTGGTGTCCAGTGGCCACAAGCGTATCGGCACGTACCAGCCCGTCGACCTGACGCCCATCCTGG ggagctctttggggaaaaaatgtccaGTGTTTTCAGACACCACCACCACTGCCATTTTGGTCAACACAGAGTGCCAAAATAG CGGTACATTTTGTGACAAGTGCCATCCCTTTGACCCCTTGTCTATGATTGCCTTCCAATCTACAGACAACTCAAAGGGCAAGTCCCTTAAG TCTGCCCATGCCAGGAGGCGCATCACATACAAGAAGTTGACTAGCTCTCAAATTGCTCCGGTCACTAAACGGGAGGGCTCCCCGGAGACACCGGCTTCCcaaaagaagaaggaggaggaggaggaggtcaaGTTTTTCCACTTTGATGACAGCTCTTCCCAGCAGGAGTTCTTGAGGAAAAATCGAAAGCG CTGGCCCATTCCTCAGCTGGAGCCCGCTCACATCCGGCTGATCGTGTACCAGGACTGCGAGAGGCGGGGCCGCAACGTCCTCTTTGACTCCAACGCCAAGAAGAGGGCCGCCGAGGACGTCCACGTTGCC GCCACGGAGGGTAAAATGTTTGGCAAATGCTTCCGGCTCCGAGCCACGGGTGGCAGCAGCAGCTCCCTGGAcagctcgtcgtcgtcgtcctgcGCCTCGGAAAGCGCCAGAGAAAGCAAAGAGCCGGGCCTCCGTTTCCAG GCTTCCAGGTGCTCGTCCGACGTGGTCATGTTGGGGGAGATGATGTTTGGCTCGGTGGCCATGAGCTACAAAGGTTCCACGCTGAAAATCCACCAAATTAG GTCGCCGCCCCAGCTCATGTTGAGCAAGGTGTTCACGGCCAGGACGGGAGGCAGCGTCTACGGCAGCCTCAACAC GTTACAGGACAGTCTGGAGTTCATCGCGCAGGACGGGGGCAACGCCGTCCTGCGGCCCGATCAAAACACGGGGCTCCTGGGGAACCTAG GATTTTCTCAAGTGTGCGGCCCTCGACGGGCCTTCTCGGAACAGGGCCCGCTGCGTCTCATCAAGAGCGCATCTTTCTTTTCAG GCCACAGTCACCCCGTGGACATGCCGGGGCGAGGGCCGTGCGACGAGCCAGACAGCGGCATCGCCCGTTCAG CGTCCCTGAGCAGCCTCCTGATCACGCCCTTCCCGTCGCCCGGCTCTTCGCTGACCAGCAGCTGCGCCTCCAGCTACCAGCGGCGCTGGCGGCGAAGCCAGACCACCAGCCTGGAGAACGGCGTCTTCCCGCGCTG GTCGGCGGAGGAGAGCTTCAACATGTCGGACGAGAGCGGCGGGCAGGGCCTGGGCCGCAAGAAGAAGATCGCCATCGGCGTCATCTTCACGCTGTCGTCCGACCCCGAGGAGAACGGGCGCTTCCAGGACTTTTTCTTCTCGCACTTTCCCCTCTTTGAAAGCCACGTGAACAAGCTCAAGAGCGCCATCGAACAG GCCATGAAGATGAGCCGACGGTCAGCCGACGCCAGCCAGAGGGCCATGGCTTACAGCCGGATGGTGGACGGCCTCATTGAATTTCG GATGACCATATGCGACCTGTACAGCATGCCCCGCGTGGCCGAGCCGGTGTGGCTGAGCATGATGTCGGGCGCCTCGGAAAAGAACCACCTGTGCAGCCTCTTCATGCGAGAGTTTTCCTCGCTGGTGGAGCAGGCCTCCAAGAACCA GTTCCTGGCGGCCTTGCTGACGGCCGTCCTGACCAACCACCTGGCCTGGGTGCCCACGGTCATGCCCAACGGCCAGCCGCCCATCAAGGTCTTCCTGGAGAAGCACTCGTCGCCGTGCGTGGACATGCTGGCCAAGACGCACCCCTACAACCCGCTGTGGGCGCAGCTGG GCGACCTGTACGGCACCATCGGCTCTCCGGTGCGCCTGGCCCGGACGGTGGCGGTGGGCCGTCGGCAGGAGCTGGTGCAACGCCTCCTCTACGTGCTCACCTACTTCATCCGCTGCTCCGAGCTGCTGGAGACGCACATGCTGGACAGCGCCGAGGACGAGGCCATCGTCATGCCCGGCTCGCTCATCACCACCTCCTTGCGCAAGGGCGAGGTGGAGGAGTCGGACTACGTCCTGGTCACCGTGCACAAGCCCGCCGGCGACTACTTggccgaggaggaggaggaggaggagtccgCTCCGCCGGACGCGCCCGGGGAGGACGCCCCGCCGTCGTCTTCGGGGCAAACCGGCTCGGAAGGCCACCGGGGGAAGGAGCCCGAGGCCCGGCCCCAGACGCCGCCCACTCCCGTCGGGGACCCGCCGCTGGGCTCCTCCCCGGAGAAGAAGCCGCCGGATAAAAGGGCCCCGCCGCCTCCCGCCAAGGTCACCTTCCTCATCGGGGACTCCACCTCGCCCGAGTCGGACACGGAGAGTCGGCGGCGGAGGGTGGAGGAGGACATGGAGAAGCACAGGAAGCTCCGCCTTGTCGATCCGCCGCCCCGCCTGCAGCGGGTGTCCGGCAAGCTCCCCCCGTGGAAGCCCGAGGCGCCGGACGACGGACACTTTGACGAGTGCTTCTGCCGGGAGGAGCCGCCGGAGTCCGGGACGGCGGACCGGGCGGCCGGGCGCCGACGGGACGCCGGCGGAGACCCGCTCCGTCCCCCGGGGGATGGCGAGGAGCCCGGGCGTAAGGCGGCGCCCCCGGACGACTGGGAGATTCCGCGAAACGAGAGCTCGGACAGCGCGCTGGGCGACAGCGAGAGCGAGGAGACGGAGGACTGGCAGGAGGAGGTGACGGTGCCCTTCCCCGG CTCCAAGCTGGTGGAAAACTACTCCAAGCCGACCGTGGCCAACTTTGGCCGTTCCCTTTTCGGAGGCTACTGTCCCACCTACGTCCCGGACTTTGTCCTGCACGGCATGCCCGCCGACGACAAGTTGCGGCAGAGCCTCGCCGCCGAACTGGCGCACGCCGTCCAG CATCCGGTCCTGGACGAGCCCATCGCCGAGGCCGTGTGCATCGTGGCCGACACGGACAAGTGGACGGTGCAGGTGGCCAGCAGCCAGAGGAGAGCCACCGACCCCGGCAAGCTGGGCAAGGAGGTGCTGGTGTCCAGCCTGGTGTCGGGACTGCTGCACTCCACTCAGCAGCTGTACAAGCTCAACATGTCCCCCAACTTT TGCATCATGCACCTGGAGGACCGACTGCAGGAGATCTACTTCAAGAGCAAGATGTTAGCAGAGTACCTGAAGGGCCAAAAGCGAGTCCACGTCAAAGAACTCGGCATGGTTTTAGG AATCGAATCCAGCGACCTCCCGCTCCTAGCCGCCGTGGCCAGCACTCACTCACCCTACGTGGCCCAGATTCTGCTGTGA
- the fnip1 gene encoding folliculin-interacting protein 1 isoform X6 — protein MPSWPIPQLEPAHIRLIVYQDCERRGRNVLFDSNAKKRAAEDVHVAATEGKMFGKCFRLRATGGSSSSLDSSSSSSCASESARESKEPGLRFQASRCSSDVVMLGEMMFGSVAMSYKGSTLKIHQIRSPPQLMLSKVFTARTGGSVYGSLNTLQDSLEFIAQDGGNAVLRPDQNTGLLGNLGFSQVCGPRRAFSEQGPLRLIKSASFFSGHSHPVDMPGRGPCDEPDSGIARSASLSSLLITPFPSPGSSLTSSCASSYQRRWRRSQTTSLENGVFPRWSAEESFNMSDESGGQGLGRKKKIAIGVIFTLSSDPEENGRFQDFFFSHFPLFESHVNKLKSAIEQAMKMSRRSADASQRAMAYSRMVDGLIEFRMTICDLYSMPRVAEPVWLSMMSGASEKNHLCSLFMREFSSLVEQASKNQFLAALLTAVLTNHLAWVPTVMPNGQPPIKVFLEKHSSPCVDMLAKTHPYNPLWAQLGDLYGTIGSPVRLARTVAVGRRQELVQRLLYVLTYFIRCSELLETHMLDSAEDEAIVMPGSLITTSLRKGEVEESDYVLVTVHKPAGDYLAEEEEEEESAPPDAPGEDAPPSSSGQTGSEGHRGKEPEARPQTPPTPVGDPPLGSSPEKKPPDKRAPPPPAKVTFLIGDSTSPESDTESRRRRVEEDMEKHRKLRLVDPPPRLQRVSGKLPPWKPEAPDDGHFDECFCREEPPESGTADRAAGRRRDAGGDPLRPPGDGEEPGRKAAPPDDWEIPRNESSDSALGDSESEETEDWQEEVTVPFPGSKLVENYSKPTVANFGRSLFGGYCPTYVPDFVLHGMPADDKLRQSLAAELAHAVQHPVLDEPIAEAVCIVADTDKWTVQVASSQRRATDPGKLGKEVLVSSLVSGLLHSTQQLYKLNMSPNFCIMHLEDRLQEIYFKSKMLAEYLKGQKRVHVKELGMVLGIESSDLPLLAAVASTHSPYVAQILL, from the exons ATGCCCAG CTGGCCCATTCCTCAGCTGGAGCCCGCTCACATCCGGCTGATCGTGTACCAGGACTGCGAGAGGCGGGGCCGCAACGTCCTCTTTGACTCCAACGCCAAGAAGAGGGCCGCCGAGGACGTCCACGTTGCC GCCACGGAGGGTAAAATGTTTGGCAAATGCTTCCGGCTCCGAGCCACGGGTGGCAGCAGCAGCTCCCTGGAcagctcgtcgtcgtcgtcctgcGCCTCGGAAAGCGCCAGAGAAAGCAAAGAGCCGGGCCTCCGTTTCCAG GCTTCCAGGTGCTCGTCCGACGTGGTCATGTTGGGGGAGATGATGTTTGGCTCGGTGGCCATGAGCTACAAAGGTTCCACGCTGAAAATCCACCAAATTAG GTCGCCGCCCCAGCTCATGTTGAGCAAGGTGTTCACGGCCAGGACGGGAGGCAGCGTCTACGGCAGCCTCAACAC GTTACAGGACAGTCTGGAGTTCATCGCGCAGGACGGGGGCAACGCCGTCCTGCGGCCCGATCAAAACACGGGGCTCCTGGGGAACCTAG GATTTTCTCAAGTGTGCGGCCCTCGACGGGCCTTCTCGGAACAGGGCCCGCTGCGTCTCATCAAGAGCGCATCTTTCTTTTCAG GCCACAGTCACCCCGTGGACATGCCGGGGCGAGGGCCGTGCGACGAGCCAGACAGCGGCATCGCCCGTTCAG CGTCCCTGAGCAGCCTCCTGATCACGCCCTTCCCGTCGCCCGGCTCTTCGCTGACCAGCAGCTGCGCCTCCAGCTACCAGCGGCGCTGGCGGCGAAGCCAGACCACCAGCCTGGAGAACGGCGTCTTCCCGCGCTG GTCGGCGGAGGAGAGCTTCAACATGTCGGACGAGAGCGGCGGGCAGGGCCTGGGCCGCAAGAAGAAGATCGCCATCGGCGTCATCTTCACGCTGTCGTCCGACCCCGAGGAGAACGGGCGCTTCCAGGACTTTTTCTTCTCGCACTTTCCCCTCTTTGAAAGCCACGTGAACAAGCTCAAGAGCGCCATCGAACAG GCCATGAAGATGAGCCGACGGTCAGCCGACGCCAGCCAGAGGGCCATGGCTTACAGCCGGATGGTGGACGGCCTCATTGAATTTCG GATGACCATATGCGACCTGTACAGCATGCCCCGCGTGGCCGAGCCGGTGTGGCTGAGCATGATGTCGGGCGCCTCGGAAAAGAACCACCTGTGCAGCCTCTTCATGCGAGAGTTTTCCTCGCTGGTGGAGCAGGCCTCCAAGAACCA GTTCCTGGCGGCCTTGCTGACGGCCGTCCTGACCAACCACCTGGCCTGGGTGCCCACGGTCATGCCCAACGGCCAGCCGCCCATCAAGGTCTTCCTGGAGAAGCACTCGTCGCCGTGCGTGGACATGCTGGCCAAGACGCACCCCTACAACCCGCTGTGGGCGCAGCTGG GCGACCTGTACGGCACCATCGGCTCTCCGGTGCGCCTGGCCCGGACGGTGGCGGTGGGCCGTCGGCAGGAGCTGGTGCAACGCCTCCTCTACGTGCTCACCTACTTCATCCGCTGCTCCGAGCTGCTGGAGACGCACATGCTGGACAGCGCCGAGGACGAGGCCATCGTCATGCCCGGCTCGCTCATCACCACCTCCTTGCGCAAGGGCGAGGTGGAGGAGTCGGACTACGTCCTGGTCACCGTGCACAAGCCCGCCGGCGACTACTTggccgaggaggaggaggaggaggagtccgCTCCGCCGGACGCGCCCGGGGAGGACGCCCCGCCGTCGTCTTCGGGGCAAACCGGCTCGGAAGGCCACCGGGGGAAGGAGCCCGAGGCCCGGCCCCAGACGCCGCCCACTCCCGTCGGGGACCCGCCGCTGGGCTCCTCCCCGGAGAAGAAGCCGCCGGATAAAAGGGCCCCGCCGCCTCCCGCCAAGGTCACCTTCCTCATCGGGGACTCCACCTCGCCCGAGTCGGACACGGAGAGTCGGCGGCGGAGGGTGGAGGAGGACATGGAGAAGCACAGGAAGCTCCGCCTTGTCGATCCGCCGCCCCGCCTGCAGCGGGTGTCCGGCAAGCTCCCCCCGTGGAAGCCCGAGGCGCCGGACGACGGACACTTTGACGAGTGCTTCTGCCGGGAGGAGCCGCCGGAGTCCGGGACGGCGGACCGGGCGGCCGGGCGCCGACGGGACGCCGGCGGAGACCCGCTCCGTCCCCCGGGGGATGGCGAGGAGCCCGGGCGTAAGGCGGCGCCCCCGGACGACTGGGAGATTCCGCGAAACGAGAGCTCGGACAGCGCGCTGGGCGACAGCGAGAGCGAGGAGACGGAGGACTGGCAGGAGGAGGTGACGGTGCCCTTCCCCGG CTCCAAGCTGGTGGAAAACTACTCCAAGCCGACCGTGGCCAACTTTGGCCGTTCCCTTTTCGGAGGCTACTGTCCCACCTACGTCCCGGACTTTGTCCTGCACGGCATGCCCGCCGACGACAAGTTGCGGCAGAGCCTCGCCGCCGAACTGGCGCACGCCGTCCAG CATCCGGTCCTGGACGAGCCCATCGCCGAGGCCGTGTGCATCGTGGCCGACACGGACAAGTGGACGGTGCAGGTGGCCAGCAGCCAGAGGAGAGCCACCGACCCCGGCAAGCTGGGCAAGGAGGTGCTGGTGTCCAGCCTGGTGTCGGGACTGCTGCACTCCACTCAGCAGCTGTACAAGCTCAACATGTCCCCCAACTTT TGCATCATGCACCTGGAGGACCGACTGCAGGAGATCTACTTCAAGAGCAAGATGTTAGCAGAGTACCTGAAGGGCCAAAAGCGAGTCCACGTCAAAGAACTCGGCATGGTTTTAGG AATCGAATCCAGCGACCTCCCGCTCCTAGCCGCCGTGGCCAGCACTCACTCACCCTACGTGGCCCAGATTCTGCTGTGA
- the fnip1 gene encoding folliculin-interacting protein 1 isoform X3 yields the protein MKRHCVKADRTFKLPPFRRPGPSSQVKPHHHVANCIWPMTTTTTTTTTSSSFSPLVAQVTLGQARSNPVETGITVTRLPKKPSGSPDHVDWESSASLSNPETFSPSDGPEDAGLRWSEVKNSTLVSSGHKRIGTYQPVDLTPILGSSLGKKCPVFSDTTTTAILVNTECQNSGTFCDKCHPFDPLSMIAFQSTDNSKGKSLKSAHARRRITYKKLTSSQIAPVTKREGSPETPASQKKKEEEEEVKFFHFDDSSSQQEFLRKNRKRWPIPQLEPAHIRLIVYQDCERRGRNVLFDSNAKKRAAEDVHVAATEGKMFGKCFRLRATGGSSSSLDSSSSSSCASESARESKEPGLRFQASRCSSDVVMLGEMMFGSVAMSYKGSTLKIHQIRSPPQLMLSKVFTARTGGSVYGSLNTLQDSLEFIAQDGGNAVLRPDQNTGLLGNLGHSHPVDMPGRGPCDEPDSGIARSASLSSLLITPFPSPGSSLTSSCASSYQRRWRRSQTTSLENGVFPRWSAEESFNMSDESGGQGLGRKKKIAIGVIFTLSSDPEENGRFQDFFFSHFPLFESHVNKLKSAIEQAMKMSRRSADASQRAMAYSRMVDGLIEFRMTICDLYSMPRVAEPVWLSMMSGASEKNHLCSLFMREFSSLVEQASKNQFLAALLTAVLTNHLAWVPTVMPNGQPPIKVFLEKHSSPCVDMLAKTHPYNPLWAQLGDLYGTIGSPVRLARTVAVGRRQELVQRLLYVLTYFIRCSELLETHMLDSAEDEAIVMPGSLITTSLRKGEVEESDYVLVTVHKPAGDYLAEEEEEEESAPPDAPGEDAPPSSSGQTGSEGHRGKEPEARPQTPPTPVGDPPLGSSPEKKPPDKRAPPPPAKVTFLIGDSTSPESDTESRRRRVEEDMEKHRKLRLVDPPPRLQRVSGKLPPWKPEAPDDGHFDECFCREEPPESGTADRAAGRRRDAGGDPLRPPGDGEEPGRKAAPPDDWEIPRNESSDSALGDSESEETEDWQEEVTVPFPGSKLVENYSKPTVANFGRSLFGGYCPTYVPDFVLHGMPADDKLRQSLAAELAHAVQHPVLDEPIAEAVCIVADTDKWTVQVASSQRRATDPGKLGKEVLVSSLVSGLLHSTQQLYKLNMSPNFCIMHLEDRLQEIYFKSKMLAEYLKGQKRVHVKELGMVLGIESSDLPLLAAVASTHSPYVAQILL from the exons ATGAAGCGTCACTGTGTCAAAGCAGACAGGACTTTCAAGCTCCCTCCGTTCCGGCGACCGG GGCCCTCCTCGCAAGTTAAACCCCATCATCACGTTGCCAACTGCATCTGGCCgatgacgacaacaacaacaacaacgacaacatCCTCCTCATTTTCACCATTAGTTGCACAGGTGACTTTGGGTCAGGCGAGGTCCAACCCAGTTGAGACTGGGATAACGGTGACACGGCTTCCCAAGAAGCCGAGTGGCTCCCCGGACCACGTTGACTGGGAATCCTCCGCCAGCCTTTCTAACCCGGAGACTTTCAGCCCTTCCGATGGACCCGAG GACGCCGGTCTCCGGTGGTCCGAGGTGAAGAACTCCACCCTGGTGTCCAGTGGCCACAAGCGTATCGGCACGTACCAGCCCGTCGACCTGACGCCCATCCTGG ggagctctttggggaaaaaatgtccaGTGTTTTCAGACACCACCACCACTGCCATTTTGGTCAACACAGAGTGCCAAAATAG CGGTACATTTTGTGACAAGTGCCATCCCTTTGACCCCTTGTCTATGATTGCCTTCCAATCTACAGACAACTCAAAGGGCAAGTCCCTTAAG TCTGCCCATGCCAGGAGGCGCATCACATACAAGAAGTTGACTAGCTCTCAAATTGCTCCGGTCACTAAACGGGAGGGCTCCCCGGAGACACCGGCTTCCcaaaagaagaaggaggaggaggaggaggtcaaGTTTTTCCACTTTGATGACAGCTCTTCCCAGCAGGAGTTCTTGAGGAAAAATCGAAAGCG CTGGCCCATTCCTCAGCTGGAGCCCGCTCACATCCGGCTGATCGTGTACCAGGACTGCGAGAGGCGGGGCCGCAACGTCCTCTTTGACTCCAACGCCAAGAAGAGGGCCGCCGAGGACGTCCACGTTGCC GCCACGGAGGGTAAAATGTTTGGCAAATGCTTCCGGCTCCGAGCCACGGGTGGCAGCAGCAGCTCCCTGGAcagctcgtcgtcgtcgtcctgcGCCTCGGAAAGCGCCAGAGAAAGCAAAGAGCCGGGCCTCCGTTTCCAG GCTTCCAGGTGCTCGTCCGACGTGGTCATGTTGGGGGAGATGATGTTTGGCTCGGTGGCCATGAGCTACAAAGGTTCCACGCTGAAAATCCACCAAATTAG GTCGCCGCCCCAGCTCATGTTGAGCAAGGTGTTCACGGCCAGGACGGGAGGCAGCGTCTACGGCAGCCTCAACAC GTTACAGGACAGTCTGGAGTTCATCGCGCAGGACGGGGGCAACGCCGTCCTGCGGCCCGATCAAAACACGGGGCTCCTGGGGAACCTAG GCCACAGTCACCCCGTGGACATGCCGGGGCGAGGGCCGTGCGACGAGCCAGACAGCGGCATCGCCCGTTCAG CGTCCCTGAGCAGCCTCCTGATCACGCCCTTCCCGTCGCCCGGCTCTTCGCTGACCAGCAGCTGCGCCTCCAGCTACCAGCGGCGCTGGCGGCGAAGCCAGACCACCAGCCTGGAGAACGGCGTCTTCCCGCGCTG GTCGGCGGAGGAGAGCTTCAACATGTCGGACGAGAGCGGCGGGCAGGGCCTGGGCCGCAAGAAGAAGATCGCCATCGGCGTCATCTTCACGCTGTCGTCCGACCCCGAGGAGAACGGGCGCTTCCAGGACTTTTTCTTCTCGCACTTTCCCCTCTTTGAAAGCCACGTGAACAAGCTCAAGAGCGCCATCGAACAG GCCATGAAGATGAGCCGACGGTCAGCCGACGCCAGCCAGAGGGCCATGGCTTACAGCCGGATGGTGGACGGCCTCATTGAATTTCG GATGACCATATGCGACCTGTACAGCATGCCCCGCGTGGCCGAGCCGGTGTGGCTGAGCATGATGTCGGGCGCCTCGGAAAAGAACCACCTGTGCAGCCTCTTCATGCGAGAGTTTTCCTCGCTGGTGGAGCAGGCCTCCAAGAACCA GTTCCTGGCGGCCTTGCTGACGGCCGTCCTGACCAACCACCTGGCCTGGGTGCCCACGGTCATGCCCAACGGCCAGCCGCCCATCAAGGTCTTCCTGGAGAAGCACTCGTCGCCGTGCGTGGACATGCTGGCCAAGACGCACCCCTACAACCCGCTGTGGGCGCAGCTGG GCGACCTGTACGGCACCATCGGCTCTCCGGTGCGCCTGGCCCGGACGGTGGCGGTGGGCCGTCGGCAGGAGCTGGTGCAACGCCTCCTCTACGTGCTCACCTACTTCATCCGCTGCTCCGAGCTGCTGGAGACGCACATGCTGGACAGCGCCGAGGACGAGGCCATCGTCATGCCCGGCTCGCTCATCACCACCTCCTTGCGCAAGGGCGAGGTGGAGGAGTCGGACTACGTCCTGGTCACCGTGCACAAGCCCGCCGGCGACTACTTggccgaggaggaggaggaggaggagtccgCTCCGCCGGACGCGCCCGGGGAGGACGCCCCGCCGTCGTCTTCGGGGCAAACCGGCTCGGAAGGCCACCGGGGGAAGGAGCCCGAGGCCCGGCCCCAGACGCCGCCCACTCCCGTCGGGGACCCGCCGCTGGGCTCCTCCCCGGAGAAGAAGCCGCCGGATAAAAGGGCCCCGCCGCCTCCCGCCAAGGTCACCTTCCTCATCGGGGACTCCACCTCGCCCGAGTCGGACACGGAGAGTCGGCGGCGGAGGGTGGAGGAGGACATGGAGAAGCACAGGAAGCTCCGCCTTGTCGATCCGCCGCCCCGCCTGCAGCGGGTGTCCGGCAAGCTCCCCCCGTGGAAGCCCGAGGCGCCGGACGACGGACACTTTGACGAGTGCTTCTGCCGGGAGGAGCCGCCGGAGTCCGGGACGGCGGACCGGGCGGCCGGGCGCCGACGGGACGCCGGCGGAGACCCGCTCCGTCCCCCGGGGGATGGCGAGGAGCCCGGGCGTAAGGCGGCGCCCCCGGACGACTGGGAGATTCCGCGAAACGAGAGCTCGGACAGCGCGCTGGGCGACAGCGAGAGCGAGGAGACGGAGGACTGGCAGGAGGAGGTGACGGTGCCCTTCCCCGG CTCCAAGCTGGTGGAAAACTACTCCAAGCCGACCGTGGCCAACTTTGGCCGTTCCCTTTTCGGAGGCTACTGTCCCACCTACGTCCCGGACTTTGTCCTGCACGGCATGCCCGCCGACGACAAGTTGCGGCAGAGCCTCGCCGCCGAACTGGCGCACGCCGTCCAG CATCCGGTCCTGGACGAGCCCATCGCCGAGGCCGTGTGCATCGTGGCCGACACGGACAAGTGGACGGTGCAGGTGGCCAGCAGCCAGAGGAGAGCCACCGACCCCGGCAAGCTGGGCAAGGAGGTGCTGGTGTCCAGCCTGGTGTCGGGACTGCTGCACTCCACTCAGCAGCTGTACAAGCTCAACATGTCCCCCAACTTT TGCATCATGCACCTGGAGGACCGACTGCAGGAGATCTACTTCAAGAGCAAGATGTTAGCAGAGTACCTGAAGGGCCAAAAGCGAGTCCACGTCAAAGAACTCGGCATGGTTTTAGG AATCGAATCCAGCGACCTCCCGCTCCTAGCCGCCGTGGCCAGCACTCACTCACCCTACGTGGCCCAGATTCTGCTGTGA